From Danaus plexippus chromosome 11, MEX_DaPlex, whole genome shotgun sequence, the proteins below share one genomic window:
- the LOC116765510 gene encoding uncharacterized protein LOC116765510 isoform X2: MLNSLNKIIMYTSLVILLAYLMSCYTAFGQEEKTHVQKNEKKFPNGTIVGKYSYRDKDGNPIHVRYYADGSSYGVELKSVKVFGSQPDNLKEAINLEVPPEPYEEAINKANSLLSNSFVKNKSYTPFQVINAVPEETSKPKKQNDDYEIFLENDIRPSQDCNKEKIRIYTDKSKRKVRKADEENNFFCERF, translated from the exons ATGTTAAAcagtcttaataaaataataatgtatacttCTTTGGTGATTTTGCTGGCCTACTTAATGTCCTGCTATACTGCTTTTG GACAAGAAGAGAAAACGCATGTACAGAAGAACGAGAAGAAATTTCCTAACGGTACTATTGTGGGAAAATACTCTTATAGAGATAAAGATGGCAATCCAATACACGTCAGATATTACGCTGATGGTTCAAGTTATGG TGTCGAACTGAAGAGTGTTAAAGTTTTTGGATCACAACCAGACAATTTAAAGGAGGCGATTAATTTGGAGGTGCCACCAGAACCGTATGAGGAGGCCATAAACAAGGCAAATTCATTGCTTAGTAacagttttgtaaaaaataagtcCTATACACCATTTCAAGTTATTAACGCAGTTCCCGAAGAAACTTCGAAACCTAAAAAGCAGAATGATGATTACgagatatttttagaaaatgacATTAGGCCTTCACAAGATTGCAACAAGGAAAAAATCCGAATTTACACAGATAAGTCCAAGAGGAAAGTGAGAAAGGCAgatgaagaaaataattttttctgcgaacgattttaa
- the LOC116765510 gene encoding uncharacterized protein LOC116765510 isoform X1 translates to MLNSLNKIIMYTSLVILLAYLMSCYTAFGYPMKGQEEKTHVQKNEKKFPNGTIVGKYSYRDKDGNPIHVRYYADGSSYGVELKSVKVFGSQPDNLKEAINLEVPPEPYEEAINKANSLLSNSFVKNKSYTPFQVINAVPEETSKPKKQNDDYEIFLENDIRPSQDCNKEKIRIYTDKSKRKVRKADEENNFFCERF, encoded by the exons ATGTTAAAcagtcttaataaaataataatgtatacttCTTTGGTGATTTTGCTGGCCTACTTAATGTCCTGCTATACTGCTTTTG gTTATCCAATGAAAGGACAAGAAGAGAAAACGCATGTACAGAAGAACGAGAAGAAATTTCCTAACGGTACTATTGTGGGAAAATACTCTTATAGAGATAAAGATGGCAATCCAATACACGTCAGATATTACGCTGATGGTTCAAGTTATGG TGTCGAACTGAAGAGTGTTAAAGTTTTTGGATCACAACCAGACAATTTAAAGGAGGCGATTAATTTGGAGGTGCCACCAGAACCGTATGAGGAGGCCATAAACAAGGCAAATTCATTGCTTAGTAacagttttgtaaaaaataagtcCTATACACCATTTCAAGTTATTAACGCAGTTCCCGAAGAAACTTCGAAACCTAAAAAGCAGAATGATGATTACgagatatttttagaaaatgacATTAGGCCTTCACAAGATTGCAACAAGGAAAAAATCCGAATTTACACAGATAAGTCCAAGAGGAAAGTGAGAAAGGCAgatgaagaaaataattttttctgcgaacgattttaa